One window from the genome of Chrysemys picta bellii isolate R12L10 chromosome 15, ASM1138683v2, whole genome shotgun sequence encodes:
- the FZD10 gene encoding frizzled-10 — protein MGPARRNFMQTLWLFLRLVCFCTGISSIDIDRPGDGRCQPIEIPMCKDIGYNMTRMPNLMGHENQREAAIQLHEFAPLVEYGCHSHLKFFLCSLYAPMCTEQVSTPIPACRVMCEQARLKCSPIMEQFNFKWPDSLDCSKLPNKNDPNYLCMEAPNNGSDEPPRGSSMLPPMFRPQRPSNGHDLQQHKDSLSRATCENPGKFHHVEKSASCAPLCTPGVDVYWSKDDKQFAVIWIAVWSILCFFSSAFTVLTFLIDPQRFKYPERPIIFLSMCYCVYSVGYIIRLFSGAESIACDRDSGQLYVIQEGLESTGCTIVFLVLYYFGMASSLWWVILTLTWFLAAGKKWGHEAIEANSSYFHLAAWAIPAVKTIMILVMRRVAGDELTGLCYVGSMDVNALTGFVLIPLACYLIIGTSFILSGFVALFHIRRVMKTGGENTDKLEKLMVRIGVFSVLYTVPATCVIACYFYERLNMDYWKIVAMQYKCKMNNQTKHLDCMMNNSIPAVEIFMVKIFMLLVVGITSGMWIWTSKTLQSWQNVCSQRLKKRSRRKPASVITNSGIYKKTQHPQKTHHAKYESALQPPTCV, from the coding sequence ATGGGGCCCGCGAGGAGGAACTTCATGCAAACTCTCTGGCTGTTCTTGCGTCTGGTTTGCTTTTGCACTGGGATAAGCTCCATAGACATTGACCGCCCGGGCGATGGGAGATGCCAGCCCATAGAAATCCCCATGTGCAAGGATATAGGCTACAACATGACTAGGATGCCTAACCTGATGGGACATGAGAACCAAAGGGAAGCTGCCATTCAGCTACATGAGTTTGCCCCCTTGGTGGAGTATGGCTGTCACAGCCACTTGAAATTCTTCCTCTGCTCGCTCTATGCCCCTATGTGCACAGAGCAGGTCTCCACGCCAATCCCAGCCTGTAGGGTTATGTGTGAGCAGGCCAGGCTGAAATGCTCTCCCATCATGGAACAATTCAATTTCAAGTGGCCAGACTCCTTAGACTGCAGCAAATTGCCCAACAAGAATGACCCCAATTACCTATGCATGGAAGCCCCTAACAACGGATCAGATGAGCCacccagaggctccagcatgtTGCCACCAATGTTCAGGCCACAGCGGCCGAGCAATGGTCATGATTTGCAGCAGCACAAGGACAGCCTCAGTAGAGCCACCTGTGAAAATCCCGGCAAGTTCCACCATGTGGAAAAGAGTGCTTCCTGTGCCCCGCTCTGCACACCCGGGGTTGATGTTTACTGGAGCAAGGATGACAAACAGTTTGCTGTCATCTGGATTGCCGTCTGGTCCATCCTGTGCTTCTTTTCCAGTGCTTTCACCGTACTCACTTTTCTGATAGATCCCCAGCGCTTCAAGTACCCTGAGAGGCCCATCATCTTCCTGTCTATGTGCTATTGTGTCTATTCTGTGGGGTACATTATTCGCCTCTTTTCAGGTGCTGAGAGCATAGCCTGTGACAGAGACAGTGGTCAACTTTACGTTATCCAGGAGGGGCTGGAAAGCACTGGATGCACCATTGTGTTCCTGGTCCTATATTATTTTGGTATGGCAAGCTCATTGTGGTGGGTAATTTTGACTTTAACTTGGTTTCTGGCTGCTGGGAAGAAATGGGGGCACGAAGCAATTGAAGCAAACAGCAGCTACTTTCATTTGGCAGCGTGGGCCATTCCAGCTGTGAAGACCATAATGATCTTAGTTATGAGACGGGTAGCTGGAGATGAACTGACAGGATTGTGCTATGTTGGAAGCATGGATGTGAATGCCTTGACTGGGTTTGTACTCATTCCTTTAGCTTGTTATCTAATCATAGGCACTTCTTTTATTCTGTCTGGTTTTGTGGCCCTCTTCCATATCAGGAGGGTGATGAAAACAGGTGGAGAAAACACAGACAAGTTGGAGAAACTTATGGTCAGGATTGGTGTCTTCTCAGTCTTATATACAGTGCCTGCTACATGTGTAATAGCTTGCTACTTTTATGAAAGACTTAACATGGATTACTGGAAAATTGTGGCAATGCAATATAAATGCAAGATGAACAATCAGACTAAACATTTGGACTGCATGATGAATAACTCCATTCCTGCAGTAGAAATTTTCATGGTGAAAATTTTTATGTTGTTGGTTGTGGGCATTACTAGTGGTATGTGGATCTGGACTTCCAAGACTCTTCAATCCTGGCAAAATGTTTGCAGTCAGAGATTAAAGAAGAGAAGTAGGAGAAAACCTGCAAGTGTTATTACAAACAGTGGAATCTACAAAAAAACTCAACATCCACAGAAAACTCACCATGCAAAATATGAATCAGCATTACAGCCACCCACTTGTGTATGA